The proteins below come from a single Roseiflexus sp. RS-1 genomic window:
- a CDS encoding class I SAM-dependent methyltransferase: MNELRSKKFWTEAWRRHIDGYLRARPRCGYWIETFFSKSLTFLEIASGSCRDSLYLAQRGFNILACDFELEALKLVNDRFFNSNLPLFSANAFCLPFMDRSFDVTFSNGFWICYSDDRDLYSLIREQVRITRRYVVSFVHNGENQGLVAHFRSLSSYDSLYNIRFLKRREVLDIVSSSGILYKNVYFRKFGGKMDCLYSGVVNNVPNPLSSFAQLLVPRLYNFQPWEETERIVCIIELY, encoded by the coding sequence ATGAACGAGCTACGATCAAAAAAGTTCTGGACTGAAGCCTGGCGACGTCATATTGATGGCTATTTGAGAGCCAGACCTCGTTGTGGTTATTGGATAGAGACTTTCTTTTCGAAGAGTCTAACATTTTTGGAAATAGCATCGGGTAGTTGTAGAGATAGTTTGTATCTTGCACAAAGAGGGTTTAATATATTAGCTTGTGACTTTGAGCTAGAAGCTCTAAAGTTGGTAAATGATCGTTTTTTTAACTCTAATCTACCGTTGTTTAGCGCAAACGCCTTTTGTCTTCCATTTATGGATCGTTCTTTCGATGTAACGTTTTCGAACGGATTTTGGATTTGTTACAGCGATGATAGAGATCTGTATTCTCTTATTCGGGAGCAAGTTCGGATAACACGGAGGTATGTCGTTTCGTTTGTCCATAATGGGGAAAATCAAGGACTTGTGGCTCACTTTAGGAGCCTTTCATCTTACGACTCTCTTTATAACATTAGATTCCTTAAGAGACGTGAAGTTTTGGATATCGTTAGCTCTTCGGGAATTTTGTATAAGAATGTATATTTTCGGAAGTTCGGTGGAAAGATGGACTGCTTGTATAGCGGGGTAGTAAATAATGTTCCCAATCCTCTGAGTTCTTTCGCACAACTTTTGGTTCCTCGGCTCTATAATTTTCAACCCTGGGAAGAAACTGAAAGGATTGTGTGTATTATCGAACTTTACTAA
- a CDS encoding class I SAM-dependent methyltransferase produces the protein MYHNDYYANFGDMSVEEYVDFFLSTGQLERIDQIIDMIPQDVESVLDVGAGFGHLLETAWRKRGIKGVGIEITDSKIEYAKRHGIDMRKGEASALPFPDKNFDLVVSCEVIEHLPYGSYEKALSEFERVSKRYILIEVPFDEKRRFVKCPYCGATSHPCYHMRSFRDDNMVKLFPNSRLIGTKKIGERSELHFEGFLSKFPIRSWPPFMVCPSCGYRLHQVPRDAIYQNRTSQSVRNYLKKILLSILGRKVPLSILGLYSVD, from the coding sequence ATGTATCACAATGATTACTACGCAAATTTTGGAGACATGTCAGTAGAAGAATACGTGGACTTTTTTCTCTCTACTGGTCAGTTAGAGCGAATTGATCAAATTATTGATATGATTCCACAGGATGTAGAATCTGTTTTGGATGTAGGCGCTGGTTTTGGACATCTTCTTGAGACTGCTTGGCGAAAGCGTGGTATAAAGGGAGTTGGTATCGAGATAACAGACTCGAAGATAGAGTATGCTAAAAGACATGGTATCGATATGCGTAAGGGCGAAGCATCTGCTCTTCCGTTTCCAGACAAAAATTTCGATCTTGTTGTTTCATGCGAGGTTATAGAACATCTTCCTTATGGTTCATATGAAAAAGCACTTTCTGAGTTTGAAAGAGTATCCAAAAGGTATATACTTATCGAGGTACCTTTCGATGAGAAGCGGAGGTTTGTCAAGTGTCCTTACTGTGGTGCGACTTCCCATCCTTGTTACCATATGAGGTCATTTCGAGATGATAACATGGTAAAACTTTTCCCCAATTCAAGGTTGATTGGGACTAAGAAAATAGGTGAAAGATCTGAGTTGCACTTCGAGGGTTTTTTGTCTAAATTTCCCATCCGTTCGTGGCCTCCTTTTATGGTTTGTCCATCGTGCGGCTATAGATTGCATCAGGTTCCGAGGGATGCTATTTATCAGAATAGGACGAGCCAAAGTGTCAGGAATTATCTAAAGAAAATATTACTGTCGATTCTTGGTAGAAAGGTGCCTTTATCTATCTTAGGGCTTTATTCTGTCGATTAA